AACTCCCCTGGGACTTAGTTATAAAAAATCAGGATGTAAAATTCCCTGCAACATCCAGAGTTAAAATTACATCTGATAAATCATGGAAAGTCGTCTCCCGCCTCCTAAAAGGGCAATCATCAATAAGGCAGATCTCAAAAAAGGAGGGAGTATCATATGGCTGGGCACATAAAACAATAAATTCGCTGATCGATCAAAATATTGCAGAAAAAGAAGATTTTTCCACCAGAATAACAGACACAAAGAAGATCCTCAACGGAATAGCATGGGAGAGGCCAATGAAGAATCTCCTTCACAAAGAAATATTCGTGGAATTTGATAATTCCTTTCAGGCAGCAGTATCAATAACCCAAAATCTTGATTCAGCCGGAATACCCCATGCCTTTACAGGAAGAACTGCCGGAAGTCTTTATACCGGATATGCATTCCGTCATGATACAGCAGATATATACCTAAACAAAAATGATATAAAAACATTCACTGATAATTTTGAATATTCATATTTTACGGATGAAAACTCAGGAAATCCTACTGTAAAATTATGTATCTACATTC
The sequence above is a segment of the Methanoplanus limicola DSM 2279 genome. Coding sequences within it:
- a CDS encoding endonuclease NucS domain-containing protein, with the translated sequence MEQMNLKDTEKYIRSYLRLKDGDNPKYTTPGISETTSESEEKTDTKPYEPEIISDYFQPDLIIKDRNTIYYIEIKNRASLDAIAHLNFYCYLAAKKNKSNTDRIKIVPVLASKTIDTQNSKLAEEAGITTIKLPWDLVIKNQDVKFPATSRVKITSDKSWKVVSRLLKGQSSIRQISKKEGVSYGWAHKTINSLIDQNIAEKEDFSTRITDTKKILNGIAWERPMKNLLHKEIFVEFDNSFQAAVSITQNLDSAGIPHAFTGRTAGSLYTGYAFRHDTADIYLNKNDIKTFTDNFEYSYFTDENSGNPTVKLCIYIPDRDVFKETKIIESVRIVSPAVALLDLAGMGFGERDHTTELLKIYAGI